A single window of Paenibacillus sp. FSL H8-0537 DNA harbors:
- a CDS encoding dockerin type I domain-containing protein, producing MLKKVGRVALCLSLVSTLLVSLLLSKDEVQADGSATAPQYKYKLLKDNIGSPMKLYFNNGTFYYKSQLTGGHNVAHQSTDMQTWTKIIGSDTFGSSKSFSLANLSFIGDRTYATGYNMTTDFFDYTTTSFLGYMNDTSNTSSSWTPSAFPVESLLLGPVVTDGSNFVMGAGNSNVIYRQASSTGNIEEKAWTKNTFSGVRIINAVYDQVNSRFILGDLRKNIYYSTNGGSTWNSIQVSSTDTDFSDLAQAGGTTYISGADGVWKLVGTTVTRILPSGSNYRALAVDEDNNVYVLRSNGTVLMSSDDGTTWTSIATPDSDITSTSFGAMQYGNGKLLVGGNAGLYQVGADLSITKQPEDTPVDVGATATFSVTASGSGLTYQWQVDTTGTGNGFTDVSGATSSSLTINPVLQNMNGYLYRVIITGASGQQLISNTAVLSLHLLKVSYQPGDHGTISAQSEDVEVGAKPVAVPTVTPDSGYRFTGWSNDGGVTKRSSEELKAMIITAETTYTAYYVQIVKGDLDGSGSVSSADAQLLVKYLKGLITLNPDQLAAADFNNDGFVDEMDVKAILAYIIGRS from the coding sequence ATGCTCAAAAAAGTAGGAAGAGTTGCTTTATGCCTGTCGTTGGTCTCCACCTTGCTGGTCAGCTTGTTGCTTTCCAAGGACGAGGTACAAGCAGATGGTTCAGCAACGGCTCCGCAGTATAAATACAAGCTGCTCAAGGATAACATAGGTTCCCCGATGAAGCTCTATTTCAACAACGGTACCTTTTATTACAAATCGCAATTGACTGGTGGCCATAATGTCGCTCACCAATCCACGGATATGCAGACGTGGACCAAAATCATTGGCTCGGATACCTTCGGTTCGAGCAAGAGTTTTAGCCTGGCAAACCTGTCCTTTATTGGAGATAGAACCTATGCGACGGGATATAACATGACTACAGACTTTTTTGATTATACGACTACTTCTTTCTTGGGTTATATGAATGATACATCCAATACCAGCTCCAGTTGGACTCCATCCGCCTTTCCAGTGGAAAGCTTGTTGCTTGGGCCCGTTGTTACTGACGGAAGTAATTTTGTAATGGGAGCTGGCAATAGCAATGTCATCTATCGGCAAGCTTCATCCACTGGGAATATAGAAGAGAAGGCATGGACGAAAAATACTTTCAGTGGCGTTCGTATTATAAATGCTGTATACGATCAGGTTAACAGTCGATTCATCTTAGGAGATCTGAGAAAAAATATTTACTATTCGACTAACGGAGGATCTACCTGGAATTCCATTCAGGTGAGCTCTACAGATACTGACTTTAGCGACCTTGCTCAAGCCGGAGGGACAACATATATTTCCGGGGCAGACGGAGTATGGAAGCTTGTAGGCACTACAGTAACCAGAATATTGCCCTCAGGCAGCAATTACCGCGCTCTAGCTGTTGATGAAGACAATAATGTGTATGTATTGCGTTCTAACGGAACCGTGCTCATGTCATCCGATGACGGGACTACGTGGACATCCATCGCGACACCAGACAGTGACATTACTTCCACTTCTTTTGGTGCTATGCAATATGGAAACGGGAAGCTGCTTGTCGGCGGTAATGCTGGATTGTACCAGGTAGGAGCCGATTTAAGCATTACTAAGCAGCCGGAAGATACACCGGTGGATGTTGGTGCAACTGCTACCTTCTCTGTAACAGCTAGCGGCAGTGGCCTTACCTATCAATGGCAGGTAGATACGACAGGTACAGGTAACGGCTTTACGGATGTGAGTGGAGCAACGAGCAGCAGCCTGACTATTAATCCGGTATTACAGAATATGAACGGTTATCTGTATCGCGTCATCATTACCGGTGCCTCCGGGCAGCAATTAATCTCGAACACAGCTGTCCTTTCTCTCCATTTATTGAAGGTGAGCTATCAGCCTGGCGATCATGGGACAATCAGCGCACAGAGCGAGGACGTTGAGGTTGGAGCCAAGCCAGTAGCTGTGCCGACTGTTACTCCAGATAGTGGCTATCGGTTCACAGGCTGGAGCAACGATGGTGGTGTGACCAAGCGGAGTAGCGAAGAGTTGAAGGCGATGATAATTACTGCGGAGACCACATACACAGCTTATTACGTCCAGATTGTTAAGGGGGATCTTGATGGCTCTGGCAGCGTATCGTCTGCGGACGCCCAGTTGCTAGTGAAGTATCTGAAGGGACTAATCACACTAAATCCGGATCAGCTGGCAGCAGCGGACTTCAATAATGATGGATTTGTGGATGAGATGGATGTTAAGGCAATCCTGGCCTATATTATAGGAAGATCCTAA
- a CDS encoding ATP-binding protein, which translates to MFNLVSNAMKFTSKDGLVQIVLAADEVNLSRCAKISVQNSDTGIPPDQLEQIFDRNYRYDGPSPGNGVEGSGLGLGICRNIVRRMEERFERRATARRGQFSMYRFLVLESMAATLI; encoded by the coding sequence TTGTTCAATCTCGTATCGAACGCCATGAAGTTCACCTCCAAAGACGGGCTGGTGCAAATTGTGCTGGCTGCGGATGAGGTGAACCTTTCCCGTTGCGCGAAAATTAGCGTACAAAACTCTGACACGGGTATTCCTCCAGACCAACTCGAGCAAATCTTTGATCGTAATTACAGGTATGATGGACCGAGCCCGGGGAATGGCGTAGAGGGAAGTGGGCTTGGACTGGGGATTTGCAGGAATATCGTCCGGCGCATGGAGGAACGGTTCGAGCGGAGAGCGACGGCAAGACGGGGTCAATTTTCTATGTATCGCTTCCTTGTATTGGAGTCTATGGCAGCGACACTTATATAA